The Candidatus Binatia bacterium nucleotide sequence GCGCCGTCGCCGTCGAGCTCCTCCGCCGCGGCCTCTGGCGCGGGCCCACGCTGCTCCTGGCGCAGGCAGCGCTCCGCTACGACCCGAACGCCGCGCTTCCGGAAGGAGTCAGAGTCTGGCTCGTCCACGGGCGGCGGGACGACGTGGTCGACGTCGAAGACAGCCGCAAGCTCGCGAGAACCGGAACCCCCGGGCTCGTTCGGCTCCTGGAAGTCGACGACGACCACTCCCTTTCCGAGCTCGTGGCGACGAGTCGCCTCGTCGCGCTGGTCCGGGAACTTCACGCGCAAGAACGTTCGGGCCGCGTGGAGAGCCGCTGAAAGAACGCGAAAGGAGGGCGCGATGGTGCTCGAGGCTCGCGACGTCATGGTCCGGGAGGTCATCACGGTGAGCCCGGAGACGACCCTGGCCGAGCTCGAGGACCTCCTCACCTCGCAACGGATCACGGGCGTGCCGGTCGTGCGCGACGGAAAGCTGGTGGGCATCGTCTCGCGGTCGGACATCGTCCGTTACTTCAGCCTGAAGAGAGCGCTCGGGACCATCCTCTCGAAGAAGAACGAGGACGCTCGGCTCGGCGAGCTGGACCACTTGCGCGTCGAGGAATTCATGGCCCACGACCCGATCACGGTCGCGCCGAACACGCCGCTCGAGGAAATCGCTCGCACGATGGTGCGAAAGCGGGTCCACCGCGTCGTCGTGACCGAAGGAGACCGGATCGTGGGGCTCCTGAGCTCCCTCGACGTGGTGCGCCTGGTCGCCGAGGGCAAGCTCGCCGTCGCCGAAGCGAGAGGCCGAGGGAATCCCGAGGACGTCGAGTCCTAGGGGGCGGAGAGGTCAGACGGCAGCCGCAGCTCCGGCGCTCGCCGGGAACTCGTACCGTACGCCGGTGAGATCCTCCGAAAGTTCCCAGAGACGCCGCGCCGTCACGGGGTCGAGCGCCCGACGGCTCGGGCGAACCTTTCGCGGATATCCTCGGTTTTCCAGCATGCCGTCGGGGCCGATGTAGTCGCCCCCCTCCACGTCGGAGGCCGTGGCGGCGTAGAGGATCGGCAGCGCCCCCATCGCCGCCGACTGGGCGAAATACCGGTTTCCCACGCGGGCGAGGCTCTCCATGAGCCTCGCGCCCGAGAGCCTCGGCCCCACGAACTGGAGGTTCGTCGCCGCCCAGCCGGGGTGGCAGGCGACACTCCGGACGTCCGCGCCGCAAGCGCGCAGCCGCCGGTCGAGTTCGAACGCGAAGAGCAGGTTCGCGAGCTTGCTCTGCGCATAAGCGCGCCACTTCCCGTAGCTGCGCTGGGCGTTCCAGTTCTCGAAGTCCATCCGGCCGAAGCGGTGCGCGTTGCTGCTCACCGTGACGACGCGCGCCGACGGCGTCGAAAGCAGAGCCGGCAGGAGAAGGCCCGTCAAAGCAAAATGCCCGAGGTGGTTCGTCCCGAACTGCATCTCGAAGCCGTCCGCGGTCCGCAGGAGCGGGAGCGCCATCACGCCGGCGTTGTTGCAGAGGACGTCGAGACGGTCGGAGCGAGCCGAGAACCTGCGCGCGAAATCCCGAACCGAGGCGAGGTTCGCGAGGTCGAGGAGCTCGACCTCCACCGTCGCTCCCGGGGATTCCCCGACGATCCTGGCCCGAGCCTCTTCCGCCTTTTTCGCGTCGCGGCAAGCCAGGACGACTCGCGCCCCCTTCTGCGCGAAGACCCGTGCCGCCTCGAAACCGATCCCGCTGTTCGCTCCGGTGACGACCACCGTGCGGCCGGAAAGGTCGGGAACGTCGTCTCGGCTCCAGGCCATTTGCTCTTTTCCCGTCGGCGGAAGCCCCGGGGAGCCTCGCCGACCCTTCCCTTCTAGGCTAGAGTCGGCCCGATGTCGATGACCCGCGACCCACGGCCTTGGTTGGGGGCTCTGGTCGCGTACTACGGCGCCTGGCAATCGGTCCACCTCTTTCTCGACGCGATCCACTTCGCCCTTCCGTGCGTCGCGTCCCCGATCTACCGGCTCGTCGGCGGGAGCATGACGGCGGACCCGTTCCGATCCCTCGAGGCGAGCGGATCCGTCGACACCGTCGTCGCGGCGCCCGCGGGAATCGTCTTCGCGCTGGCCTACCGGAAATCGAGACCCCGGGCGCCCTCTCTCGGCGTTTTCTCGCTGGCCTTGGCAACCTGCAGCGCCTACTGGACCTGCTGCCTCCACGTCACCCTCGGCACGTTTCCACGCGACCCATGGTCGGTCCTGCCCGGGTTCGGCTCGTTCCTCTCCCAATCTCGTCCTTCTTGTCGCCCTGCTTCGTAGCCCCGGTGCGACATCGCCCGATCGCCGACGTAGCCTCCGGCAGTGACGCAACCCTTCCCTGGCGGCTCCGTTTGCACCCGTGTGCGCCCGCTCGCAAGCGTCCTTTTCCTCCTGCTCGCCTGCACCGCCGCGGCGAGCGAGGCTCCGGGTTCTCCCGTCGGCGAATGGAGGTACGTCCTTCTGTGGAACGGGCTCCCGGCAGGAAGCGCCAGCGTCCGCGTGGACCGGGACGAAAAAGCCGGCACGTATGTCGTCGAGGGAGAGGCCCGGACGAACGCGCTCGTGGACCTTTTCTGGCGTCTTCGGGCGAGCCTGAGGAGCGTCGTCGACGCCAGCTCCTGGCGCCCCCGGCGGTACGAGCTGGTCCGCAAGAAAAGCAAAAAGCGGAAGGTCGTCGAGGTGGCCTTCTCGCGTGACGGCGCCGTGGGCTGGTACTCGAGGCGGGGCAAGGTGACGGTCCGGAAAGTCGAGGAACCGCGCATCCTCGACCCGGTGGCGGCAGCTCTGCGAGCCCTCGCCTTCCCTCTTCGCACGAACGAGCCTTACTCGTACCGGGTTTTCACGGGGCGCGCGCTCTACGAGGTCGAGGCGCGGATCCTGGGGCGGGAGAAAGTTCGGGTGCCGGCCGGCGAGTTCGAGGCGTGGAAGGCGTTCCTCAGGGTCGTGCGCGTCCCGAGGGAGGCCCGAGAGAAGAAAGACGACGACGAACCCACGGAGCTCGAGATCTGGCTCGCGGGCGAGAAGCCATCCGTGCCGGTCCGCGTGGAGGGAAAGCTCGCCGGTTTCCCGATCGGTCTCGAACTCGAGGACGCCTCGACTCCGCCGCCGCGGTCCGCTCACTCGGCCGGTTCGGGAGCCACGGCCGCCACGAGAGCCAGCTCGCCCGGGTGAACCGAGGAGACGTCGAAGGACCTCGCCGCCGCGGCCATGCGCGTGAGCAGTTCCGCGAGCCCCATCGGTGGCGGGGCTTTCTTCCTGCCGCGCGCCCTCGGAAGCGGCTGGATCCGGGCCACGACGAAATTGCGGAGGTACGGCGAGCGGAAGCCTCGCTTGCGGAGTGCTTCCACGACGCGTTTCACCTCGGAATCGACCTGGAGAAGGCGGGCGGCGAGTCCCTCCCGCCGCCGGAGGCTCGCCGGGAGCGTTTCGTCGGAAAAGCGGTCGACTTTCCTGAGCACGGGCGCGTAGGCACCGCCCGCGAACCTGGGATCCTCCTCGTAGGCGAGGCCGAGCGTGAGAAGCTCCGGAGACTCGAACTCCTCGGCGTGCTCGCTTTCCTTGCTCCGGGGCTGCCGCTTCGCGAGCTCCCTCGCCATCCGGATCACTTCGAGGCTCCGCTCCTTCAGGTTGTGCGCCTTTTCCGTGTTGAGCGCGAGAATGCGAAAAGCGAGCGACTCGTCCGGAGAAACCAGCGCCGTCACGTAGCGAAGGCCCAGAACCTTCGCCGCGGCGAGCCGGTGCCTGCCGTTGGGTGTCCAGAGCGTGCCGTCGGCGCCGCGGACGACGATGACCGGGTCGAGAAAAGACCCGCTCTCGGAAATCTTCTGCGCGAGCTTCTTCGCGTGTGCCGGCGAAAGGTCCCGCTGGAAGGGGGTGGGCTCGACGGCCTCGAGGGGAAGGACGGCGAGAAGAAGGGGGCGGCCCGAGAGAGGCTCGCGATAGGCCACGAGCGGCTTTCCACCCCGATTCTCGAGCTCTCGGGCCAGGGAAGAGACCTCGGGCGCGTCGAGAGAAAGGACGACGTCCTCCGCCTCGAGGCCGCGCTTTTCTCGCGGCGGAGCAAGCTTGGGCTTTCCCCTTTTCGTCCGCTTCCGCGAAGGCTTCGAGCTCTTGCGCGGCATGCCCCGACTCTACCAGCTCGCCTTTTCCGTCCCAAGCGATGCCACGGGAAGCTCGAGGGGGCGACGACGGATTCGCGCCGAGACTTCCGGCTCAACCGCGCAAGCCGTCGAGGAGCCGGCAGACCTCGGCGCTTGCGGCTTCCGTCCAGGGTGCACGGGGGTGGCCCGAAAGGAGCAAGGAGACCGCGACCCGCAGCTCCGGATCGTCTCCCTCGGGAATCCGAACCCGCAGCTTCGACCCGCCTTCGTCGGGAACGCACGAGCGCAAAAGCTCTTCCAGCTCCGTCTCGACCGAGACGTCGGGGACGAGCCCCTTTTCGGGAAGGGGACGGCCCGCGGAAAAAACGCGAGCGACGGTGAGCTTGAGGACGAGCCGGTCGTGAAAAGAGAAGATCTTCTGGACGACCGACTTACCGTACGTCCGCCGGCCCACCAGAAGCGCGCGCCCGGAAAAGGCCAGGGCAGCCGCCAGGGTCTCGGCACTCGAGCCGGTCTTTTCGTCGACGAGGACCAGGAGAGGCAGCGCCGGATCCTCGAACTTCGTACCGCTGCGGGTGGCGACGACCCGCTCCCTGAGGCCCGAAACGGGTTTGCCGTCCCTTCCCCGCGTCTCGAGAATCGTCCCCTCGGCGAGAAAGAGGTCGGCGATCCGTGCTGCCGAAAGCATGCTGCCGCCCGTGTTTCCCCGGAGGTCGAGGACGATTCCGGCAAGCTCGGGCACCCCGAGGACACCGGGGAAGCTTCTTTCGGCGACGACAGCCGTGTTTTTCGCCAGGTGCCTCAGGCGGAAGTAGGCCACGCGCGGGTGGATCATCCGGCTTTCGACCGTGGGCCAGAGGACGCGGCGCCGCTCCACTTGGAGTCGCAGGGGACTTTTTCGGGGCGGTCTCAGGACCTCGATGCGAACCGTGCTCCCCTCGGGACCGCGCAGGAGGCCGACGACCTCCGAGACCGTTTTGCCTTCGACGTCCTGGTCTCCCACGCGCACGATGCGGTCTCCGGGGCGCAGCCCTGCCCGGGCCGCAGGACTTCCCGGGAACACCTCCACGATCCGGACGGATCCCTCCCGGCGCCCCACACGGCAGCCCACACCCACGAAGGACCCGCGGTAGGACGCAAAGGCCCGATCGGCCTTTTCTTCGGTCAGAACCGTGGACCAGCGGTCGAGCGTTCGGACGGCTCCGCGCAAAGCCCGGGCTGCAAGCTCGTCCGGGTCCTCGCCGGGGCGAGCCCGCGAAACCTCCGTAACGAGGCCGTCGAGTACCCTGCCGAGGCACCGCGGGTCCTCGCAGTCGCCGGGCAACCGCAGGGAGCTGCCATGGAGCCGCTCGATGCGATCCCCCGCCGTCTCGAGGCCGAGCTCGCGCGCGGCGCCGCGGAGCATGGCTCGGGTGTCGATTTTTTCGGGGTAGAGATAGCGCTCGAAAACCCTTCCGAGGACTTCCTCGAAAATCGGGTCCGGAGTCTCCCGGAGAGGCAGGTCTTTCGGCATCGTCGAGACGGTGCACCCCATCGCCGCAGCGCCAAGGCACGCGAGGAGCCGGCCGACCCGGCGTCCCCGGAAAGTCATCGGACGCGCGCGCTTCCCATCCCGGAAAGCAGCTCCTCGAGAACGCGGTCCGAAAGGGCCGCCGGATGGTCGTGCCAGCGCACGGTACCTTCGCGATCCACGAGAACGAGCGTCGGTACGGAGCGCGCCTCGTAGGCGGCCGACGTCTTTCCGCCGTCGTCGACACCCACCGGGAAACGAAACCCGTGCTTCTCGAGATACGGCGGGATGTCCCCGTCGGTCTGGCCCCGCGAGTGGTCGGTGATGCCGATCACCACGAAGCCCCGCGGAGCGAAGCGGCGGGCCAGGTCGGAGACGAAGGGAGCTTCCTTCCGGCAGTTGGGGCACCACGTGGTGAAGAAATAGATCATCCGGGGGCCCTTGCGTGCGAGGTCTCCGGGCTCACCGGCCCGAAACCAGCGCCGGACCTGGAGCTCCGGCGCCTTCTTTCCTACGAGCCGCAGAGAGCGTTCCAACTTCTCGGCACGGCGCAGGAGGTCCGGGGTTTTCGAATCGAGAGCCATGAACTGCTCGAGCGTTCGGCGTGCTGCCTGGGGGCGGAGGTAGTTTTTCTCCACCATGGCACGCTGAAGCAGCGCTTTCGCGACGTACGCCGGATCGATCGGGTATTTCTCGAGAACGGCCGTGTACGCCGCGATGGCGGCGTCGGGCTGGTCGAGGAAGAGTTTCGCCGACCCGGCCATGTACTGCGCGCGGGAGGCTATCGGGTCCCTCGGGTACCGGCGGGCGATCTCGAGGTATCCGGCGTACGCCTTCTCGAACTCGGCTGCGGCTTCCGGAGGGTTGCGGTGGAGTTTCTGGAGTTCCCGGCCACGGAGGAAGTGCCGGTGCACCTCGGCGAACTCTTCGGGCGGCGAAGCCAGGGCGGCCGGGGCCAGAACCAGGAACGAGACGAAAGCGGCAAGAACTTTGGTGGTCGGGGTCAAGGGCGTCGGGGCAGGTCGCGCTCCCGGGGGAAAAGGTTCCCCCGGGAGCTTTCTACCTTTCGGCTACGGAAGCTGGGCGGCCAGCGCCTTGCGGTCGAGATCCAGGTCGTCGCGGCAGTCGAGGATCACGTCCTTGACGGAGTCGACGATGCGACCTCGGGCCGCCTCGTTCTCCGTCCGCGTACCCGCCCGGATGAGACTCCTCGCCGCTGCCCCCTCGAGAACCCGCTTCGCCCGGTCGGGCCGCCCGTCCAGGAGAAGCCTCCTCGCCCGCTCGAGGATGGACCCGAAGCGCCGGAAGGAGCGGGAGAGCCTGCGGGGTGTCCGGCCCCGCGGGTCGTTGGGTCCGGGCGGCTGGAGGGCGGTAAGTCCCTCGCAGAAGGCGGCTTTGCAGATCGTCCGGCTCAAGCTCACGGCCCCATCCGGGTCGCACTGGCAGATGTCACCCTGACCGTTCCCGTCCTCGTCGGTCTGGTCCGGGTTCGAGTCCACGGGGCAGTTGTCGCAGGCGTCGCCCAGGCCGTCGCCGTCCGTGTCCGTCTGGTCGTCGTTCGCGGCCTCGGGACAGTTGTCGCACACGTCGCCCAGGCTGTCGCCGTCGGCGTTCGCCTGGTCGGAGTTGGCGGTCGAGACGCAGTTGTCGCAGGCGTCGCCCACGCCGTCGCCGTCGCCCGCGTCTTCCTGACCGGGGTTCGCCACTTTCGGGCAGTTGTCGCAGGCGTCCCCGAAACCGTCCCCGTCCGTGTCGGTCTGCGTTGCGTTCTTGTCGGCCGGGCAGTTGTCGCAGGCGTCGCCCACACCGTCCGAGTCCGCGTCGTCCTGCGTCCCGTTCGACGTGTCCGGACAGTTGTCGCACACGTCGCCTACGCCATCGCCATCGCCGTCGGCCTGGTCCGGGTTCGGGTCGTCGGGGCAGTTGTCCGAGACGTCCAGGACACCGTCGCCGTCCTTGTCGTCGTCGCAGACGTCACCCGAGCCGTCGTTATCCTGGTCCTCCTGGCCGGGGTTGCTCACGAATTTGCAGTTGTCGCACTTGTCGCCCAGACCGTCACCGTCAGTGTCGGCCTGGCCAGTGTTGGCCACATTCGGGCAGTTGTCGCAGACGTCCCCCTTGCCGTCGCCGTCGGCGTCGGCCTGGTCGGGGTTCGCTACGGGGCAGTTGTCGCAGGCGTCACCCGTGCCGTCGCCGTCGGTGTCGGCCTGACCAGAATTCGTCACCGTGGGGCAGTTGTCGCAGGCGTCGCCCAGGCTGTCCGCGTCGCTGTTCGTCTGATCGGGGTTGGCCACGGCCGGGCAGTTGTCGCACACGTCCCCCACGCCGTCCCCGTCGGCGTCGTCCTGCGTGTCGTTCGCAATCGTGGGGCAGTTGTCGCACGCGTCACCCACCCCGTCACCGTCACCGTCCTGCTGGCCGGAGTTGGCCACCGTCGGGCAGTTGTCGCAGACGTCCCCGTCGCCGTCGCCGTCGGCATCCGCCTGGTCGGGGTTCGCGAGGCCCGAGCAATTGTCGCAGGCGTTGCCGAAACCGTCGTTGTCGTTGTCCTTCTGGTTGTTCGGCTGGTCCGGGCAGTTGTCGGCCACGTTCAGGACACCGTCACCGTCGCGGTCCGGGTCGCAGAGGTCTCCGAGACCGT carries:
- a CDS encoding short-chain dehydrogenase, whose amino-acid sequence is MAWSRDDVPDLSGRTVVVTGANSGIGFEAARVFAQKGARVVLACRDAKKAEEARARIVGESPGATVEVELLDLANLASVRDFARRFSARSDRLDVLCNNAGVMALPLLRTADGFEMQFGTNHLGHFALTGLLLPALLSTPSARVVTVSSNAHRFGRMDFENWNAQRSYGKWRAYAQSKLANLLFAFELDRRLRACGADVRSVACHPGWAATNLQFVGPRLSGARLMESLARVGNRYFAQSAAMGALPILYAATASDVEGGDYIGPDGMLENRGYPRKVRPSRRALDPVTARRLWELSEDLTGVRYEFPASAGAAAAV
- a CDS encoding hypothetical protein (possible pseudo, frameshifted); translation: MTCATTVPTSRTDQANSDTDSLGNVCDNCPNDTNEDQADQDGDGTGNVCDPDRDGDGKPNISDNCPEIPNPNQGDADGDGIGNLCDNCPTVSNSGQDDGDSDGIGDACDNCPTVANTSQEDADGDLVGDACDNCPSNHNPGQDDGDADGVGDVCDLCPSDADPGQADTDQDGVGDICDNCPFTENDDQADQDADGLGDLCDPDRDGDGVLNVADNCPDQPNNQKDNDNDGFGNACDNCSGLANPDQADADGDGDGDVCDNCPTVANSGQQDGDGDGVGDACDNCPTIANDTQDDADGDGVGDVCDNCPAVANPDQTNSDADSLGDACDNCPTVTNSGQADTDGDGTGDACDNCPVANPDQADADGDGKGDVCDNCPNVANTGQADTDGDGLGDKCDNCKFVSNPGQEDQDNDGSGDVCDDDKDGDGVLDVSDNCPDDPNPDQADGDGDGVGDVCDNCPDTSNGTQDDADSDGVGDACDNCPADKNATQTDTDGDGFGDACDNCPKVANPGQEDAGDGDGVGDACDNCVSTANSDQANADGDSLGDVCDNCPEAANDDQTDTDGDGLGDACDNCPVDSNPDQTDEDGNGQGDICQCDPDGAVSLSRTICKAAFCEGLTALQPPGPNDPRGRTPRRLSRSFRRFGSILERARRLLLDGRPDRAKRVLEGAAARSLIRAGTRTENEAARGRIVDSVKDVILDCRDDLDLDRKALAAQLP